The following coding sequences lie in one Benincasa hispida cultivar B227 unplaced genomic scaffold, ASM972705v1 Contig548, whole genome shotgun sequence genomic window:
- the LOC120069692 gene encoding chaperone protein ClpB3, chloroplastic, giving the protein MASTTAPFYAIGIRFPSHSSSISSTTNALILKPPHAISLTAKPKSPLLLKRNGGYQSFGRNSRFVVRCDASNGRITQQEFTEMAWQAVVSSPEIAKENKHQIVETEHLMKTLLEQKNGLARRIFSKIGVDNTRLLEATDNFIKRQPKVLGESAGSMLGRDLEALIQRAREFKKEYVDSFVSVEHLVLGFVQDQRFGKQLFKDFQISLQTLKSAIESIRGRQSVIDQDPEGKYESLEKYGKDLTALAKAGKLDPVIGRDDEIRRCIQILSRRTKNNPVLIGEPGVGKTAISEGLAQRIVQGDVPQALMNRRLISLDMGALIAGAKYRGEFEDRLKAVLKEVTESDGQIILFIDEIHTVVGAGATNGAMDAGNLLKPMLGRGELRCIGATTLDEYRKYIEKDPALERRFQQVYVDQPTVEDTISILRGLRERYELHHGVRISDSALVEAAILSDRYISGRFLPDKAIDLVDEAAAKLKMEITSKPTALDEINRAVLKLEMERLSLTNDTDRASRDRLSRLEAELSLLKEKQAQLTEQWEHEKSVMTRLQSIKEEIDRVNLEIQQAEREYDLNRAAELKYGSLNSLQRQLADAEKELDEYMNSGKSMLREEVTGSDIAEIVSKWTGIPVSKLQQSEREKLLHLEEELHKRVVGQDPAVKSVADAIQRSRAGLSDPNRPIASFMFMGPTGVGKTELAKALASYLFNTEEALVRIDMSEYMEKHAVSRLIGAPPGYVGYEEGGQLTETVRRRPYAVILFDEIEKAHSDVFNVFLQILDDGRVTDSQGRTVSFTNTVIIMTSNVGSQYILNTDDDTLSKETAYETIKRRVLEAARSIFRPEFMNRVDEYIVFQPLDRDQISSIVRLQLQRVQKRVADKKMKIEVSDAAIQLLGSLGYDPNYGARPVKRVIQQNVENEIAKGILKGEFKDEDTILIDTEVSAFSNGQLPQQKLVFKRVENKVTENPNADREASGQIL; this is encoded by the exons ATGGCCTCCACCACTGCGCCGTTTTATGCAATTGGTATTCGTTTTCCTTCACATTCCTCTTCCATTTCCTCCACTACAAACGCTCTCATTCTCAAGCCGCCACATGCCATTTCCCTCACTGCGAAACCTAAATCGCCCTTGCTGTTGAAGAGGAATGGTGGGTACCAGAGTTTTGGGAGGAATTCGAGGTTTGTTGTTCGCTGCGATGCCTCTAATGGAAGG ATTACACAGCAAGAATTTACAGAAATGGCTTGGCAAGCTGTTGTTTCTTCTCCAGAAATAGCAAAGGAAAATAAGCATCAAATTGTAGAGACTGAACATTTGATGAAGACCCTACTGGAGCAGAAGAATGGGCTAGCTCGTCGGATATTTTCTAAGATTGGGGTTGACAATACCCGTCTGTTGGAAGCTACCGATAATTTCATCAAACGCCAACCAAAG GTCCTTGGCGAGTCAGCTGGTTCAATGTTGGGACGTGACTTGGAAGCACTGATCCAACGAGCCAGAGAATTCAAGAAAGAGTATGTGGACTCATTTGTGTCTGTGGAGCATTTGGTTCTTGGGTTCGTTCAAGATCAACGCTTTGGGAAGCAACTGTTTAAGGATTTTCAAATATCGTTGCAAACTTTGAAATCTGCGATCGAGTCCATTAGGGGGCGCCAATCTGTTATTGACCAAG ATCCTGAAGGCAAGTATGAATCACTtgaaaaatatggaaaagaTTTGACAGCATTGGCGAAAGCTGGGAAGCTTGACCCTGTAATTGGAAGAGATGATGAGATTAGAAGGTGTATTCAGATTCTATCTAGAAGAACAAAGAATAATCCTGTGCTTATTGGTGAACCTGGTGTTGGGAAAACTGCTATTTCTGAAGG GCTTGCTCAAAGAATTGTTCAAGGTGATGTACCTCAAGCTTTGATGAATAGACGG TTAATATCTCTTGACATGGGTGCTCTAATTGCTGGAGCAAAATATCGTGGAGAATTTGAGGATAGGCTCAAGGCTGTACTGAAGGAAGTTACAGAATCAGATGGCCAGATTATCTTATTCATTGATGAAATTCACACTGTAGTTGGAGCAG GTGCTACAAACGGTGCAATGGATGCTGGCAATCTATTGAAGCCTATGCTTGGTAGGGGTGAGCTGCGGTGTATTGGTGCCACAACGTTGGACGAGTATCGAAAGTACATTGAAAAGGATCCAGCACTGGAGCGCCGATTCCAGCAGGTTTATGTTGATCAACCAACTGTGGAAGATACCATTTCTATCCTCCGTGGACTTCGTGAAAGATATGAGTTGCATCATGGAGTCCGCATATCCGACAGTGCTCTTGTAGAAGCTGCAATTCTGTCAGACCGGTATATTAGTGGACGATTTCTACCTGACAAAG CCATTGACCTTGTTGATGAAGCTGCTGCTAAGCTGAAAATGGAAATTACCTCGAAACCTACTGCTCTTGATGAGATCAATAGAGCCGTACTGAAGCTCGAGATGGAGAGACTTTCGCTAACAAACGATACAGACAGGGCTTCTAGAGATAGGTTGAGTCGCCTTGAAGCCGAGTTGTCTCTTCTAAAGGAGAAGCAAGCCCAGCTGACTGAGCAATGGGAGCACGAAAAGTCCGTCATGACTCGTCTTCAGTCGATCAAAGAGGAG ATCGATCGGGTAAACTTGGAGATCCAGCAAGCTGAAAGAGAGTATGATCTTAATCGAGCAGCCGAATTGAAGTATGGAAGCTTAAATTCCTTGCAGCGGCAGCTTGCAGATGCAGAAAAGGAGCTAGATGAGTATATGAATTCTGGAAAGTCCATGTTGAGAGAAGAAGTGACTGGAAGCGATATTGCTGAAATAGTCAGCAAGTGGACCGGGATCCCTGTATCTAAGCTTCAACAATCTGAGAGGGAAAAGCTTCTACATTTGGAGGAAGAACTTCATAAACGTGTTGTGGGTCAAGACCCTGCAGTTAAATCAGTTGCCGATGCCATTCAAAGATCTCGAGCTGGTCTTTCTGATCCAAACCGTCCTATTGCTAGTTTCATGTTCATGGGTCCGACTGGCGTTGGGAAAACAGAACTAGCTAAGGCCCTTGCTTCCTATTTATTTAACACAGAGGAGGCCCTTGTGCGAATTGATATGAGTGAATACATGGAAAAGCACGCAGTTTCAAGACTGATTGGAGCTCCACCTGGTTATGTAGGTTACGAGGAGGGGGGGCAGTTAACGGAGACTGTTCGCCGAAGGCCTTATGCAGTCATTCTGTTTGATGAGATAGAGAAGGCTCATTCTGATGTGTTCAATGTGTTCCTTCAGATTTTGGACGACGGGCGGGTAACCGACTCGCAAGGTCGGACCGTGAGCTTTACTAACACAGTTATCATCATGACCTCAAATGTGGGTTCACAGTATATTCTCAACACTGATGATGATACACTATCAAAGGAAACGGCATATGAAACCATAAAACGACGGGTTCTGGAAGCTGCAAGATCGATTTTTCGTCCAGAGTTCATGAACAGAGTTGATGAGTACATCGTTTTCCAACCTCTGGATCGTGATCAGATCAGCAGTATTGTTCGGTTACAG TTGCAACGGGTTCAAAAGAGAGTTGCGGACAAGAAGATGAAGATAGAGGTGAGCGATGCAGCAATTCAGCTTCTTGGAAGTCTCGGGTATGACCCAAACTATGGGGCTAGGCCGGTGAAGCGTGTAATACAGCAGAACGTGGAGAATGAAATTGCAAAGGGTATATTGAAAGGAGAATTCAAGGATGAAGACACAATTTTAATAGACACAGAAGTATCAGCATTCTCTAACGGCCAACTTCCGCAGCAAAAACTCGTATTCAAAAGAGTGGAAAACAAAGTTACTGAGAATCCTAATGCAGATAGAGAAGCGTCTGGTCAGATTCTATGA